AAGAATAGCCACTCGATTGCCCAAGGGACTATCGTATTGGCGATGACCTTGTTTCTGCTCCATTCACCGGTGCCGGGCAGATATAGACATATTTTGACCATCTTCTCTTTCTCGCAAATTTCATAATGATGCGGAAAATCAGGATCATCGAGTCGTTGTAGACTATCCCCAATGACCCACGTCTCCAAACCTTGCTCAAGCGAGTATTTAATATGAACGCAATACTCGCGTGATAGTGGTGTAGGGCTTAGTTTTCCGTCCCAAAAAAGGTTTCGTTTTTTGATAACACCTTTGGCTTCAGGATAGCTTGCTTTTAAGGCGGCTAGCTGCTTAGCCAAAGGTATTGGCGCTTGATATTGAAAGCTCCTACTCCCCATAAAAAGTATGCTTCTTCACTGGCTTTGCAATTGCGGCGCGACTGGCCTCGAGAAGCCCACCAGCAGAACCAAGAACACCGAGTTTTCCTGATTCGCTAAGCGTATGCATCTTGTCGCCAACAGCATTATAAGCTCTGATTACCACCGTCTCGCCGAACGCAGGCTTCATTCCTTCGGCAATCAGATCAAGACCGAATGTGCTTTCAGGGTTATTAATAATGTCCTTTTGGGCTTTTCGCAACCATCGATAAAAGCCCTCTGCTTTGCTTCGCTCTTCGTTCCATTTATCAGCGAAGTTTTCACTTTTCTCGACGGGGTTTTCAATATGATAAAGCCCGCTTGAATCAATCCTTACAGCTGAATCCATAGTGGAAAGGATTTCCTTCAGGGTCTCATAAAGATTACCGTTCCCGTTATAGCCCATCCCCGCCAATGTCGTAATAATTATTGATATTGGTGCGTCAGAACCATCCTCAGCAAACATAATATCCCTATGACGCTTCAGTAACTGAACTGCTTTTTGCAAAGGCGTACGCACGTTATACGTTTGTACGGTCTCAATCTCCACAGCATTTCTTGCTGCATATTTTTGACGAGCTTCCATAAGGCTAATCGTCATGCGTTTTTCGAACCATAACCCATAGAGATGGGGGTTGCTATACCTTGATTCATAAATGCCTGGTGCCCGTCTGTGCGTCAAACGGATGCTGGTCTTGTCATTTGTGTACCGATCATATCTTGGTGAGCAGGGGAGAATATCTATATGGAAGCCACTATAGTTCAGGGTCCAGCATCGCTTACCTTCAGACTCCATGCTTGGACCGTAGCGATCGCTGTTCTCCAAAGGAGTTCCAATTGTATTTTTTATTCTGCCCTCATCCCATGCGGTTGCGTCTCCCAATAGACAGACCAAGTCGATGTCATAATCGCTATCTTCATCGCTCAATGGGCGAATAACCGTCCCTAGATTAAACGATCCCTGGGGTATTATCCTTACATTGCTATCGAAAATATTGTTTCCCAAAAACGTGCCAACGGCTTTGTAGCTCTCTATCGCCTTTGTGGTCATAGTGTCAGAGATATTAATCTCATCGGCAATAGCATTAAATATCAGACTGAGCTGAGCTTCCTTATTCCCCATTATTTTCTCCAATTGAAATCGTCTCTTCAAACACTCCGTTATGTTCATTAAATATCACAACTGGCAAATCACTCGTAAACATGTAATTCATCC
This DNA window, taken from Coriobacteriia bacterium, encodes the following:
- a CDS encoding nucleotidyltransferase; this encodes MGNKEAQLSLIFNAIADEINISDTMTTKAIESYKAVGTFLGNNIFDSNVRIIPQGSFNLGTVIRPLSDEDSDYDIDLVCLLGDATAWDEGRIKNTIGTPLENSDRYGPSMESEGKRCWTLNYSGFHIDILPCSPRYDRYTNDKTSIRLTHRRAPGIYESRYSNPHLYGLWFEKRMTISLMEARQKYAARNAVEIETVQTYNVRTPLQKAVQLLKRHRDIMFAEDGSDAPISIIITTLAGMGYNGNGNLYETLKEILSTMDSAVRIDSSGLYHIENPVEKSENFADKWNEERSKAEGFYRWLRKAQKDIINNPESTFGLDLIAEGMKPAFGETVVIRAYNAVGDKMHTLSESGKLGVLGSAGGLLEASRAAIAKPVKKHTFYGE